In Devosia beringensis, a single window of DNA contains:
- a CDS encoding amino acid ABC transporter permease, whose product MPPWLSLMTDALPSLLWACLIFTVPLTLLSFVLGLGVGFLAAVARLFAPKPIAAIVRFYVWIIRGTPLLVQLFLIFYGLPSVGIVLDAFPAALIGFTLNVGAYTSEIIRAVLLAVPKGQWEAAYSIGMTWAQAMRRTILPQATRIAVPPLSNTFISLVKDTSLAAAITVPELFRAGQRIVATSYEPLIIYVQVALIYLVVSSVLSSLQAHIEKRYSRYGGYIEAQS is encoded by the coding sequence ATGCCGCCCTGGCTCTCACTAATGACGGACGCCCTGCCTTCCCTGCTCTGGGCGTGCCTGATCTTCACCGTTCCCCTTACGCTGCTGTCCTTCGTGCTGGGGCTGGGGGTCGGCTTTCTGGCGGCGGTGGCGCGGCTGTTCGCGCCCAAGCCGATTGCGGCCATTGTCCGTTTCTATGTCTGGATCATTCGCGGCACGCCGCTGCTGGTGCAGCTGTTCCTGATCTTTTACGGCCTGCCGAGCGTGGGTATCGTGCTCGATGCCTTTCCGGCCGCACTGATCGGGTTCACGCTCAATGTGGGGGCCTATACGTCCGAGATCATTCGCGCCGTACTGCTGGCGGTGCCAAAAGGCCAATGGGAGGCGGCCTATTCCATCGGCATGACCTGGGCCCAGGCCATGCGGCGCACCATCCTGCCGCAGGCGACGCGGATCGCCGTGCCGCCGCTATCCAACACCTTCATTTCGCTGGTCAAGGACACCTCTCTGGCCGCGGCCATCACCGTGCCCGAGCTGTTCCGTGCTGGTCAGCGCATCGTCGCCACCAGCTATGAACCGCTGATCATCTATGTGCAGGTGGCGCTGATCTATCTGGTCGTCAGTTCGGTGCTGTCGAGCCTGCAGGCACATATCGAAAAGCGCTATTCCCGCTATGGCGGCTATATCGAGGCGCAGTCATGA
- a CDS encoding NAD(P)H-dependent oxidoreductase — translation MRVHVIHAHPVETSYNRALFTAVVESLEAAGHTVDPLDLYAEEFPAVLTREERLHYHDVPGNLTPAVKPYVDRLRAAEALVIVHPVWNYGYPAILKGYFDRIFLPGVSFVMEGGDDRGKLVPCLDNIKKVAFVTSYGGDRFRSWLMGDPPRRLAMRWAWVTFRTRPRYLAHYDMNNCTQASLQGFIAEVRTAMGRF, via the coding sequence ATGCGCGTCCACGTCATTCACGCCCATCCCGTCGAAACCAGCTACAATCGGGCGCTTTTCACCGCCGTGGTGGAAAGCCTCGAGGCCGCCGGCCACACCGTCGACCCACTCGATCTCTACGCGGAAGAATTCCCCGCCGTCCTGACGCGCGAAGAGCGCTTGCACTATCACGACGTTCCCGGCAATCTCACCCCGGCCGTCAAGCCCTATGTCGACCGCCTGCGCGCTGCCGAGGCCTTGGTAATCGTCCATCCAGTCTGGAACTATGGCTATCCGGCCATCCTCAAGGGCTATTTCGACCGCATCTTTCTGCCCGGTGTCTCTTTTGTCATGGAAGGGGGCGATGATCGCGGCAAGCTGGTGCCATGCCTGGACAACATCAAGAAGGTCGCCTTCGTCACCAGCTATGGCGGCGACCGCTTCCGCAGCTGGCTGATGGGCGATCCGCCGCGACGCCTCGCCATGCGCTGGGCCTGGGTCACCTTCCGGACCCGGCCACGCTATCTGGCGCACTACGATATGAACAACTGCACGCAGGCATCGCTGCAGGGTTTCATCGCCGAGGTTCGCACCGCCATGGGCCGGTTCTAG
- the atzF gene encoding allophanate hydrolase: protein MLPIMLDLATLRALYADRKVTPLEVMEAVIDRRAAWPDKAVFITPVSDDDLRAGAEKLMADHPEPNSLPLWGIPFAVKDNIDVAGLPTTAACPAFAYAPAADATVVARLRAAGALVIGKTNLDQFATGLNGTRSPYGAPRSVFDADYVSGGSSSGSSVAVAAGFASFALGTDTAGSGRVPAAFQNLVGIKPTVGLLPNTGAVPACRSVDCITIFAATVGDGVAVRKIAEGFEAADPFSRRAKWASLPSQGLRIGVLEGAEREFFGNAEVERLYDVAIEQARSLGASIVPFDYAPFRQAAALLYDGPWVAERLAAVEAFFASNADDFDPTVRAIIGGAKGKTAVDAFNGKYRLEELRRVTEATWASVDLLLLPTSPTTYTVAEMRADPITRNSHFGRYTNFVNLLDCAAIAIPAGFDSQDHLPAGVTLIAPAFTDDALAPFADALHRRLARGMGRDKAAVLPEASTVPAIAEDMLTLVVVGAHLTGMPLNHELTGPGGKLIKACRTAGDYRLFALPNTTPSKPGLIREPGFAGAGLEVEVWALPPDAFGRFVARIPAPLGVGKITLEDGSTVTGFLCEAHALLGAEEVTAHGGWRSYIASKSRQ from the coding sequence ATGCTGCCCATCATGCTCGACCTCGCCACGCTGCGCGCCCTCTATGCCGACCGCAAGGTGACCCCACTCGAGGTCATGGAGGCCGTCATCGATCGCCGCGCCGCCTGGCCGGACAAGGCGGTGTTCATCACCCCGGTAAGCGATGATGATCTGCGCGCTGGAGCCGAAAAGCTGATGGCAGACCATCCCGAGCCCAATAGCCTGCCGCTCTGGGGCATTCCCTTTGCGGTCAAGGACAATATCGACGTAGCGGGCCTGCCCACCACGGCCGCCTGCCCGGCTTTTGCCTATGCGCCCGCCGCCGACGCCACCGTGGTGGCCCGCCTGCGCGCGGCTGGCGCCCTGGTCATCGGCAAGACCAATCTTGACCAGTTCGCCACCGGGCTGAACGGCACGCGCTCGCCCTACGGCGCACCGCGCTCGGTGTTTGATGCCGACTATGTCTCGGGCGGGTCGAGCTCGGGGTCGAGTGTTGCCGTGGCCGCCGGCTTTGCCAGCTTTGCTTTGGGCACCGACACCGCCGGCTCGGGCCGGGTGCCGGCGGCGTTTCAGAACCTGGTCGGCATCAAGCCCACCGTGGGCCTGCTGCCCAATACCGGCGCCGTGCCGGCCTGCCGCAGCGTGGATTGCATTACCATTTTTGCCGCCACGGTGGGTGACGGGGTGGCGGTACGGAAAATAGCCGAGGGCTTTGAAGCCGCCGATCCGTTTTCGCGCCGGGCCAAATGGGCCAGCCTGCCCAGCCAGGGCCTGCGCATCGGTGTCCTCGAGGGCGCCGAGCGCGAATTCTTCGGCAATGCCGAGGTCGAAAGGCTCTACGATGTCGCCATCGAGCAGGCGCGGTCGCTGGGCGCCAGCATCGTGCCCTTCGACTATGCGCCCTTCCGCCAGGCTGCGGCGCTGCTTTATGATGGTCCCTGGGTGGCCGAGCGCCTTGCCGCCGTCGAGGCTTTCTTTGCCAGCAATGCCGATGATTTCGACCCCACTGTGCGGGCCATCATCGGCGGCGCCAAGGGCAAGACGGCCGTCGACGCCTTCAACGGCAAATACCGGCTCGAAGAATTGCGGCGCGTGACGGAGGCCACCTGGGCCAGTGTCGATCTCCTGCTGCTGCCGACCAGCCCCACCACCTATACCGTGGCCGAGATGCGGGCCGATCCCATTACCCGCAACAGCCATTTCGGGCGCTATACCAATTTCGTCAACCTGCTGGACTGCGCTGCCATCGCCATCCCCGCCGGCTTCGACAGCCAGGATCACCTCCCCGCCGGCGTGACCCTTATCGCTCCGGCTTTCACCGACGACGCCCTGGCCCCCTTTGCCGATGCACTGCACCGGCGCCTGGCGCGCGGCATGGGTCGCGACAAGGCGGCGGTACTGCCCGAGGCCAGCACGGTGCCAGCCATCGCCGAGGACATGCTGACCCTTGTCGTAGTGGGTGCCCATCTCACCGGCATGCCGCTCAACCACGAGCTGACCGGACCGGGTGGAAAGTTGATCAAGGCCTGCCGCACGGCGGGCGACTACCGGCTCTTCGCCCTGCCCAATACCACCCCATCCAAGCCGGGTCTCATCCGCGAGCCCGGCTTTGCCGGGGCAGGCCTTGAGGTGGAAGTCTGGGCGCTACCGCCCGATGCGTTCGGACGCTTCGTGGCGCGCATTCCGGCGCCGCTGGGCGTGGGCAAAATTACGCTCGAAGACGGCAGTACCGTCACCGGCTTTCTGTGCGAGGCCCATGCCCTGCTTGGCGCCGAGGAAGTGACCGCGCATGGTGGCTGGCGCAGCTATATCGCGTCCAAGTCACGCCAATAG
- a CDS encoding DUF4260 domain-containing protein, which translates to MTETHALADAQAGTVRGGVRWLLRGEALAIMVATTVAFFASGASPWLYAVVFFMPDLSFVAYTINARIGAAAYNAVHSYILAVLLGGLGWLLGVDLLWQVALILGAHAGFDRSLGYGLKYASGFGHTHLGSIGKAR; encoded by the coding sequence ATGACTGAGACACACGCTCTTGCTGATGCACAGGCCGGCACGGTGCGCGGCGGTGTACGGTGGCTGCTGCGGGGAGAGGCTCTGGCGATCATGGTTGCGACGACGGTGGCCTTCTTCGCCTCCGGCGCCAGTCCGTGGCTTTACGCCGTGGTCTTCTTCATGCCCGATCTGAGCTTTGTCGCCTATACGATCAACGCCCGTATCGGGGCGGCCGCCTATAACGCCGTTCACAGTTATATCCTGGCCGTGCTGCTTGGCGGGCTTGGCTGGCTGCTTGGCGTCGACCTGCTGTGGCAAGTCGCACTCATTCTAGGAGCCCATGCAGGCTTTGACCGCAGCCTGGGCTATGGACTGAAATATGCCTCCGGCTTTGGGCACACCCATCTGGGCAGCATCGGCAAGGCGCGATGA
- a CDS encoding amino acid ABC transporter substrate-binding protein has translation MKIAKILLAVGVLAMATPAFAQTALDAVKTAGALRIGTEGTYAPFTFHDASGALVGFDVEIGRAIAEKLGVEAEFVEGPWDGLIAGVDANRYDVVINQVGINAERQAKYDFSEPYIASKAALVVREDNTDITSFESLAGKKAAQTLSSNFGKLALENGAEVVGTEGFDQSIALVIQGRADATINDSLSFFDFKTQQPDAEVKVVATADDADFSGVLLAKGKPELLAAINDALVAIKADGTYAEISQKYFGEDVSQ, from the coding sequence ATGAAAATCGCGAAAATCCTGCTTGCCGTCGGTGTGCTGGCCATGGCCACCCCGGCCTTCGCCCAGACCGCGCTCGACGCCGTCAAGACGGCCGGCGCGCTGCGCATCGGCACCGAAGGCACCTATGCGCCCTTCACCTTCCACGACGCCAGCGGCGCGCTGGTCGGCTTTGACGTCGAAATCGGCCGCGCCATTGCCGAAAAGCTCGGCGTCGAGGCCGAGTTCGTCGAAGGCCCATGGGACGGGTTGATCGCCGGCGTGGACGCCAATCGCTACGACGTCGTCATCAACCAGGTCGGCATCAACGCCGAGCGCCAAGCCAAGTACGACTTCTCCGAACCCTATATCGCTTCCAAGGCGGCGCTGGTGGTGCGGGAAGACAATACCGACATCACCAGTTTCGAGAGCCTGGCCGGCAAGAAGGCGGCGCAGACGCTGAGCAGCAATTTCGGCAAGCTGGCGCTGGAAAACGGCGCCGAAGTTGTCGGCACCGAAGGATTCGACCAGTCGATCGCTTTGGTCATCCAGGGCCGTGCCGACGCCACGATCAATGACAGCCTGTCGTTCTTCGACTTCAAGACGCAGCAGCCCGATGCCGAAGTGAAGGTGGTCGCCACCGCCGACGATGCCGATTTCTCCGGCGTGCTGCTGGCCAAGGGCAAGCCTGAACTGCTGGCAGCGATCAATGACGCGCTGGTTGCGATCAAGGCCGACGGCACCTATGCGGAAATTTCGCAGAAGTACTTTGGCGAAGACGTCTCGCAGTAA
- a CDS encoding amino acid ABC transporter ATP-binding protein, translated as MITLEDIHKSFGDNHVLQGVSITVPEGGVTALIGASGSGKSTLLRCVNLLEMPQSGKVRIDDAAIEFTPGGKVGQDAILALRRKTGMVFQNFQLFPHLTALENVMEGLLVVLKWPREQARQRALELLDKVGMTAKADAWPSSLSGGQQQRVAIARALAPAPKVLLCDEPTSALDPQLAGEVVEVLAQLAREGTTMLMATHDLRLAATIASNVVFLEGGEVVETGSGVAVFHQPRDPRTKRFVSTLTAQVSGL; from the coding sequence ATGATCACCCTCGAGGACATCCACAAGAGCTTTGGCGACAACCACGTACTCCAGGGCGTCAGCATCACCGTGCCGGAAGGTGGCGTGACCGCCCTGATCGGCGCGTCGGGCAGCGGCAAGAGCACGCTGCTGCGATGCGTCAACCTGCTGGAAATGCCCCAGTCCGGCAAGGTGCGTATCGATGACGCTGCGATCGAGTTCACGCCCGGCGGCAAAGTTGGCCAGGATGCCATCCTGGCGCTGCGGCGCAAGACCGGCATGGTGTTCCAGAACTTCCAGCTTTTTCCGCATCTGACGGCGCTGGAAAACGTCATGGAAGGACTGCTGGTCGTCCTCAAGTGGCCGCGCGAGCAGGCACGGCAGCGGGCGCTCGAACTGCTCGACAAGGTGGGCATGACAGCCAAGGCCGATGCCTGGCCGTCGAGCCTGTCGGGTGGGCAGCAGCAGCGCGTGGCAATCGCCAGGGCGCTCGCCCCTGCCCCCAAGGTGCTACTGTGCGATGAACCGACCTCGGCGCTCGATCCGCAGCTGGCGGGCGAAGTGGTGGAGGTGCTGGCGCAACTGGCGCGTGAGGGCACGACGATGCTGATGGCGACGCACGATCTGCGCCTCGCCGCCACCATCGCCAGCAATGTGGTGTTTCTGGAAGGTGGCGAGGTGGTGGAGACGGGCAGCGGAGTGGCGGTTTTCCACCAGCCACGTGATCCACGAACCAAGCGATTTGTGTCGACGCTGACGGCGCAGGTTTCAGGCCTCTAG